The following are encoded in a window of Wolbachia endosymbiont (group B) of Hofmannophila pseudospretella genomic DNA:
- a CDS encoding glycoside hydrolase TIM-barrel-like domain-containing protein: MRSRTGSYIVIKNFPLADYSNRVPVFTFEVQTALKLSGFSVAENIKNINIIPGSGEFVYDTKIQKKIAREKISSSQYIPYGPAQRVNHNNHTKKSDAMLSLDQLKESLPNVEWASVVVNWFASSLNIKDCKIYPAVEFQDDSAIVPDDWQVGNITRDNAQLISKDNHGNPRYGGTVSDAALIRYIEELHSRGYKVMLYPMFLLDTKNKEWRGKLSGAPENISDFFENQYSKFIEHYTSIAKRAKVKGFIIGSEFAQLIRVKDVEGNYPAVAELVKLAKQVKLQLGKEVNVTYAADWSEYHSYDGWYNMDELWSSQFIDVVGIDAYFPLTDGEEPPFGYSAEDVTGGWSNGVGYDYFYDYSKSDPEKIKYNDSRYAWKNIEKWWSEVHVNPDGSKTKWQPKMKKIWFTEYGFPSMNGCTNEPNVFVDKGSIESKYPRYSNGEVSFLSQKIAIEGTLKKWQSSEMVEKMFLWAWDARPFPYFPNLCDMWADCHNWQTGHWIQGKISQLNISDVLSDLLQKAGLKGEQFDTSGVKGLLSGYVINDQQPVRSIIKMLRSCYFFDVVEQNSKLKFIQKGRGVTTEIPIDEIVSNNSLKLIQLSQLDLNNRINIVYFNRNFGYPIDVKYAELPRQGNAATVPIPLIMEEGEAQNIAEVLLYSAWQERNIYNFKLPIKYAWLLPSDVIAISDGEKRHTMRIIKTKFESMSIQVMGVGYDPSIYKLSFPSTRSLMLKEYPPSHISKTIVEILHIKDNIASFTLNSEEENWKGATLFISYDDKNYKPIASANIQSTYGYVIEFTDEGITVVLRFGKIDVMSPTVLALIGKEVIKFQSAKLIDKNKYKLSDLIRGQEGTNTKIHY; the protein is encoded by the coding sequence TTGAGATCACGTACAGGCTCTTACATAGTCATCAAAAATTTTCCTTTGGCAGACTATAGTAATCGTGTTCCGGTGTTTACATTTGAAGTGCAAACTGCACTGAAGCTCAGTGGATTCTCAGTAGCAGAAAACATTAAAAATATCAATATTATACCAGGTTCAGGGGAGTTTGTGTATGATACGAAAATACAGAAGAAAATTGCACGAGAAAAAATAAGCAGTAGTCAATATATTCCCTATGGACCGGCACAAAGAGTAAATCACAATAATCACACAAAAAAGAGCGATGCTATGCTTTCTTTGGACCAATTGAAGGAAAGTTTACCAAATGTTGAATGGGCGTCGGTAGTGGTTAATTGGTTTGCAAGCAGTTTAAATATTAAAGATTGTAAAATATATCCTGCAGTTGAATTTCAAGACGATTCTGCTATAGTGCCTGATGATTGGCAAGTGGGAAATATAACCAGAGATAATGCCCAACTCATTTCAAAAGATAATCATGGCAATCCAAGATATGGCGGTACAGTTAGTGATGCAGCACTAATAAGATATATAGAAGAGCTGCATAGCAGAGGTTATAAGGTAATGCTCTACCCAATGTTCTTGCTTGACACAAAGAACAAAGAGTGGCGAGGAAAATTGAGTGGGGCCCCTGAGAATATAAGTGATTTTTTTGAGAATCAGTATAGCAAATTCATAGAGCATTACACGAGCATTGCCAAAAGAGCTAAAGTGAAAGGGTTTATAATCGGGTCTGAATTTGCGCAGCTCATCAGAGTAAAAGATGTAGAGGGTAATTATCCTGCAGTAGCAGAGCTAGTTAAACTTGCAAAGCAAGTAAAACTTCAGCTTGGAAAAGAAGTAAACGTAACTTACGCTGCCGATTGGAGCGAATATCATTCATACGATGGTTGGTATAATATGGATGAACTTTGGTCTTCACAGTTCATCGATGTTGTTGGCATCGATGCTTATTTTCCACTTACCGATGGCGAAGAACCTCCTTTTGGCTATTCCGCAGAAGATGTAACGGGTGGTTGGAGCAATGGAGTAGGGTATGATTATTTTTATGATTACTCAAAAAGTGATCCTGAGAAAATAAAGTATAATGACAGTAGATATGCGTGGAAAAATATCGAGAAATGGTGGAGTGAAGTTCATGTAAATCCTGATGGTAGTAAAACAAAATGGCAACCAAAAATGAAGAAAATATGGTTTACCGAATATGGATTTCCCAGTATGAACGGCTGCACTAATGAGCCCAATGTGTTTGTTGATAAAGGTAGTATAGAGAGTAAATATCCACGATACTCAAACGGAGAGGTGAGCTTTCTTTCGCAGAAAATTGCAATTGAAGGAACGCTGAAAAAGTGGCAAAGCTCAGAAATGGTGGAGAAAATGTTCCTCTGGGCATGGGATGCTAGACCATTTCCTTATTTTCCCAACTTATGTGATATGTGGGCCGATTGCCATAACTGGCAGACGGGGCACTGGATTCAGGGAAAGATTTCACAGCTTAATATTTCTGATGTTTTGTCTGATCTATTGCAAAAGGCAGGATTAAAAGGGGAACAATTTGATACAAGTGGTGTCAAAGGATTGTTATCTGGGTATGTGATAAATGACCAGCAACCCGTACGTTCAATTATTAAAATGCTGCGAAGTTGCTATTTTTTTGATGTGGTTGAACAGAACTCAAAACTGAAATTTATTCAAAAGGGCAGGGGAGTGACAACTGAAATACCCATAGATGAGATAGTTTCCAATAACAGTTTAAAGTTGATACAGCTTAGCCAATTAGATTTAAACAATAGGATTAACATCGTTTATTTTAACCGCAATTTTGGCTATCCAATTGATGTGAAATATGCTGAACTCCCAAGGCAGGGCAATGCTGCAACAGTTCCAATACCGCTCATTATGGAGGAAGGGGAGGCGCAAAATATAGCTGAAGTTTTACTTTATTCTGCGTGGCAAGAGAGAAATATATACAACTTTAAGCTCCCGATAAAATATGCATGGCTTTTACCAAGTGATGTTATAGCAATTTCAGATGGCGAGAAAAGACATACGATGAGAATTATAAAAACAAAGTTTGAAAGCATGTCCATTCAAGTAATGGGAGTTGGTTATGATCCCTCTATATACAAGCTCTCCTTTCCTTCAACAAGATCACTTATGCTTAAAGAATACCCTCCTTCTCATATCAGTAAAACTATCGTAGAAATACTGCATATTAAAGACAATATTGCAAGCTTTACTTTAAATAGTGAAGAAGAGAATTGGAAAGGAGCAACGCTTTTTATTTCGTATGATGATAAAAATTATAAGCCCATCGCGAGCGCAAATATACAATCTACTTACGGATATGTAATCGAATTTACCGATGAGGGAATTACAGTAGTACTGCGTTTTGGTAAAATAGACGTCATGAGTCCAACTGTGTTAGCACTGATTGGCAAAGAGGTAATAAAATTCCAAAGTGCAAAGCTTATAGATAAGAATAAATACAAATTGAGTGACCTAATTAGAGGACAAGAGGGTACTAATACCAAAATCCATTACTGA